Proteins encoded by one window of Xenopus tropicalis strain Nigerian chromosome 6, UCB_Xtro_10.0, whole genome shotgun sequence:
- the rpl30 gene encoding 60S ribosomal protein L30: protein MVAAKKTKKSLESINSRLQLVMKSGKYVLGYKQTLKMIRQGKAKLVILANNCPALRKSEIEYYAMLAKTGVHHYSGNNIELGTACGKYYRVCTLAIIDPGDSDIIRSMPEQQASEK from the exons ATGGTGGCCGCCAAGAAGACG aaaaagtcTCTGGAGTCTATTAACTCTAGGCTCCAGTTGGTGATGAAAAGTGGTAAATATGTCCTTGGATACAAGCAGACCTTAAAAATGATCCGACAGGGCAAAGCTAAGCTGGTTATTCTTGCCAACAACTGCCCAGCTCTGAG GAAATCAGAGATTGAGTACTATGCAATGTTGGCAAAGACTGGTGTGCACCACTACAGCGGCAACAACATTGAATTGGGTACAGCCTGCGGAAAGTACTACAGAGTATGCACATTGGCTATCATTGATCCAG GTGATTCAGACATCATCAGAAGCATGCCAGAGCAACAGGCCAGTGAGAAATAA